The following is a genomic window from Bactrocera tryoni isolate S06 chromosome 2, CSIRO_BtryS06_freeze2, whole genome shotgun sequence.
ttgtttttttctcaGCTGGATTTTCGCACCGTTTCCAGCCAACTAGTATAGATCTAAACTCTGTCAGATTGtgttttcaagtatttttaaaaGGTGACATGGGTCGTTTCACAGTACCACTGCCACCTGTAGTCTCAGAGCCAATTTATGATAAAAAGGCCATGTCGGATCTCGTTATTTGTCGCATTTGTGAGTGTTCGGCCTCGGTTTTAGGGAACACAAAAATTATTCTACTCTGTGAGAAAGTAGCTAAAGAGGATATTGCGGTGCGATTTTTTGAAGAGAAGGACGGTGTTACAATATGGCAAGCATATGGTCAGTTCGAGCACAGTGATGTTCATAAACAAACCGCGATTACATTCAGGACACCAAAATATCATAATACAAGCATAACAATGCCAGTCGAGGTGAGTCTTTGTGTaataaagatatacatatatttgactgTGCTCTCCTTATATGAATACCAACTACATGTAAAAAAGTGCCGTacgaaaacatacatacatatttaaatgtgtCTAAACCAAcacccacatatacatacgtatagtAATTTGGAATGACTCGAATggaagtttaaatttaattgaaaactgtatgaaaaataaactcaaattttataataagtatGGTAGTATTTGGGAAAGTTTAATTAACATGTTTGCTTTCGTATTCGGCCCAAAATCAAAATTggtttcataaaataataatcagTCTAATGATTTATGTGTTTATAGGTATTGGTACAATTGCAAAGACCTTCAGATGGAGCAGTTAGTGACCCCGCGACATTTGAATATAAGCCAGCGAAGTCGGGTAGGTATTCCTTAGAAAATTTGCGTCGTATGCTCAAACAGCCAGACGAGTGCGTAtttcaagaaatattaaaaacagcagatgataaaaaattaagttttgaagAGGCTATAAATTTGGACACTTCAACTGCAGAGTCGCATGAAGAGATGAAGGGTTATTTGGATAACTCTATTACAGTAGAAGCGGCAGAGGCCGATAAACGCCGTAAGGAGAATGAAATCGATGCGATAATCGATGAGAAAGTAAGAGAGTTGGAACAACAGGAACTTAATATGGAACCAGTATCTAATAAGAAACAGCTTGGTGCAATATCGGAGGAGGCTAAAGTGGAAAATGTTCAACCACAGCTACAAGTTGAACGAGTTGCAAGTTCGCAGTTGgaagaaatgaaatatactGGAGCGAAAGAACAGAAGCAACTTTCCGTTAATGATAAAATCAATGAATGGATGAAAAGCAATGAATTACAGGAGAATGAAGGTTCTCCGCCACCAGATGGTGCAGCATCCATTGCTTCTATTGACGAGGATAAAGTTCTTACAGCACTACTGGATGAAGCTGCTGAATTAGACGAAATTTATACACGACATGTGCTTCAACGTGACACATATAAAGCTATGCTCACTGAAATAAATGATAAGAATTCTGAAATAGACGGTCAGAAGAAATCTATGGAAGTAGATGATAGTTTTGATGATGCAGCTACTTATAGTAGTTTGCAGAGAGCTTTTAAGAACCCTGTCGATATTCCGTTAGATGACTTAATGCCACCAACTCCCCCATCCTCTCAACTTGCTCCAGAAGATGCACAGTATGATCGTAATGGATCTTTTGCATTAAGTGCTGATGCTGCACTGGCTACACTGGAGCAGATTCCTATACCACCATTACATCAACAGCCAAGTCAGCAGCAAAGAACCAAGCAAACGGTCTCACCACCGCGTCCATTGCCACCAAAATATTTGTCACCACACATGCACGTGACCGCTGCAGAAGAGGAGAAATTACCCCCTCTACCACCAAAACGTATACGAAAGCAAGATGGAATTACTGAAAGCAATTCGATTCAAGAGAATATCAACGTTGTATCCGATTACAGATCTCGTTCACCAGCTCCgattataataaaaaagactCCAGATCAGTCGCCACTTTCAAAGCGTTTGCCCTCCAAGCCGCTTAACGGCAGTAATTCAAATACATTACCTAAACAAAAGAAATCAGGATTTTTCTCAAAGATTTTTTCGCGACGTAAAAGCAGGCCTGACCTCAATCAAAGTGGGGACGTAGCCCAAAATTCCAAGGGCACTACTCCAAATTTAAGTCGTGAACCAAGTATTTCCCAATTTCGAATGAACGATCCAAATCGCGGATCTGTAAAATCTCTTCAGCCTATATCCTTACCAACAAGCCCCActaaaagtgaatttaataaggGAACTAAGCCAAGTCGCCCAGTTGGTCGCAGTGTTAGTAGCGTTTCGGGAAAACGCCCATCACGTTTGACCGCTGATGTTATACATATACCATTGAAAGGCGATAGTATTAATAGTCTGCCTCAAAACGAAGAGTACTCACATGCCAGTACCGTAACGTTAAGCAATACACTTGACCGTAAAACTGTTTCTGCCTTACAACTTGCCGATATTCCACTATGTGAGGGGAATATGGAACTAGTAGCGATAGCTGACCGCCAAAGTCTGCGTAACTTATGCGAAGGGGCTTTCAACGTCCAACTTGATCCCGATGTAGATTTAACAGAAGCAGAACATTTCGCATTATATACCAGCATACCGCCCCAAGCAACAACCAGCGAATTCGACGAAGCTTCCGCGTATTACGCCGCAGTTGATGCGGGGGAGATTTTAACTCCTGATGAAATCGCTAGGCGTTTGGCAGCAGCGAACTGCATCAATTGAAATGAAGAACAATTAGTAAGCTCTTCGGAAGCTAGGGGATTTCCATAattaatttgatgaaatttgatCATGGATCTTACATTAAGTAGTGTCTTTGACTAtcaattgaaaacttttaaaaatatacatacatacatacatatatgtatgtatgtattgctgTTTACAAAGAAACTCCTAACGAATGATGAAAACACACTGATgtctatacttacatataaatgtacatatgtaagtgtatgttaagattttgaaaagaaaacgaTACAACAAAACAATGTCAACGTATTTTTCggcatttagtttttgataaaaaaataaaatattactgtgCAATCGATTGATTTTATAACAATACCCTGGTATTGAATATTTGTAATGTATCGATCtgatacatattttatgtaGAGTAATatgcatatagtacatacattgaaatatatacatatgtatgtgtaaaaatatatacctacgcacatacataggtacaaaTGATACTGAGATTGTTTGAGATACAGATGAAGTATGCTCTAAATTTGGTAATGGCAATGTTGGCGTCAAAAAATCGACCGTACCGACGACTgaagtacttacatacatatgtatataaaaataagagaTTGATGTATTCAAGCTTCGCCCAATTTGAACATGGATTCATTTATTATATATCAATACAAAATATGGATTGGAACCCCGATCTATTTGTAGCTTTTTATAAAACCATAATATTAAGCCAGATGtattagattttaaaattacacaTGTAACTGAATTATTGACGAAGTACTTAAAAGCGAACtttgtatgaaatttatatcactgttttttagaaaaataaaccAAGAAATAACTCTTTTGATTATAGGACCAGAGGAATTGAGACGAAAACGTCAAAGGACTGATGGCGATACAATGCATTTCTCGCCGCAACAACAAAGTGATCACCCAGGTGGTCGTAAGTGCATTTgtctttttaattatattttgattaTGAGGTTGATAACGGTGTTGGTGGTATTTGGTTACAATTGGGGTTACAAGAATTTTTTGGTTGTGGTACATATTTTATAACGAACATGTTGACTTGATTGAATCAATAAGCACAcgtatcacatatgtatatgtgtgttagtGCCTTTTCATATAACTAAAAGTCTAATTCCATTTACCCACATTGTATCGTCATGTATCTGTCTTAAATAAGCTCTTGGAATATTGCCCAATCTTATACCAGAAACATTTCACTTTAGCAATGTACTTGATCAATTTGCTgtcattttataaataagtaataaattgtaatatactataaatgattttaaaatcCTAAGTAATTGAAATATCATAACTTCAAAATGTAAACCGATTCGAAGGTACAACATTGCTCCATTATGTttctgaaatatgtatgtagagcaATTAGCGGCGAGTtggattatttaaatattttgaaactgaAATGCAACGGTCATGCAATCACACCGTAGTGGATCATATGTGGGTCGTGTCTCCTAGATGATTTACATTTTCTGATCCCACATCCATTGTGAATTGAGCATACTTTAAAGCGTATTTATGCCAAATGAAAATTGAAGTACTATATTTCTTGTTTTGAAAATCCTTttgtattgtaaaatattgacatgatattaaaaatttgcaattttggaACAATACCAAGTAAAATATGTTACTCAGATgacttacgtacatacatacaaatgagtAAACCGCTACATTAGaatgtgaaattttatagtagaaaaataatatataattcatACAGATGAAAGAtttaaaatggtaaaaaaaacaatgaaattgaaagaaaacaatattttgataataaaagaataaaattctattaaaaGTCTTGGCAATGGCTTAAATGTTACTTGATTTTCTTCGTTCGAAAAAGGTAAATGAAAGATAATCTTTTTTATCAGTAATTAACTTGCATTTGTGTGCTCATGCACTCCCGTTTTATTCGCACAATATTTTACTGTGCTTACAGCTTTTTGCTTTAAtatctaaattttgttttgcttttgcgTCATGCTAAAAATACGATCAAtgatctttgtttttttttcattcacaaatatatgtatatatgtaagtatgtattatacacaAGTTATGTATTTACGTAAAAAGAACTTTTTGATAATGCCATAGTTGttgaaatattacaaattattcCGGATAGTTACACTTACCTTAGTTGAAACTTGTTAATTAAAACTATGAAAGTATAGATGTTATCAAACaacattaaagtttttaaagataccataataatattccaaaaaaatagcattttcatgcaattttttaatctgtcctaatatgtatgtttttagtATTAAGCCTTTGAATTCTTGCTGATCAAAACAttgcaaaattttaagaaatattccaCAGCATATTGTACAACAACCTTGTGACACTCATCAttggtatatactatatattcaataaccaaattgacataaaaaaatatcgttATGTTTTCTGATCATTCTGTGTACAAAGACAATCGCGGTACATCAGAGTTAATACTGAAATTTAGAtatgaaataatttctaaaattggtaatatttctaactaaatttttacaaatttacgaATTTCTCAAAATGAAAGTATATGTTAGAATAAAGTATATGTAGGCGTATTCTTTGGTATTTTAATGGAAAAGGTCTTATAGTCCCCAATATGAAATACTGAAGTACTAAGAAAACGGCAACTCAGTAATTGCAAAACTTTCCTCTATCTAATGTTATGCAAGCGgaacaaaattttccaattgaatTCTAATATACATAGCTCTCTAAAAAGATTGTAATGTGAAATTCTAATTAGCTTGTTAGGcaattatattcaattttgaatatttgattttttgcaCCACTCTTCAAACGAATTTAAGTTTATCTCGTTTAGTTCGTCAATAAGTACAAAAGGATTTACTTTCGAAATAACCATCACTTTTCATTTCTATCTGTCGTATTAATTCTACgcaatgtttttttgtttcatatttaatgcttttttattttctaactaTTTTAGGCATTACAAATTGGAATACACCCATTATACCAGCGATTAAGACGGAACCAAGAGGTAAGAtatgcatttataaatattaagagAAATACCTATATTCTGTTAcgttatgtatagtatatttggACACGCATGCTATAAGTTTATGTTGATTTGCAGAAGCATCACCCCAACCATTTAACTTATATCGCGGAACTTCGGAGATGACTCCATCTCCCCAGCCTTTATCACCGCCGAATAATTACAATCATCCAAATACACCATCACCATATAACATGACTGCAGGAGGAAATACACCATTGATGTCGCCTAGCCATCAATATCAAGGGAGCACCGCGGTCGGGGGAGTTCCACCAAATACTGATACAATGCCCATTCCACTAGAGATGCATAACGAGTTTAACTCATATAGAGGTGGTCAGCCACAGCCAGTACAACTCCATTCGCGGCAGTATGTGCGTCATTCTGAACTGCCACAACAGCAGGACTCACATCAACAACCACAGCATAATCAGCATCAGCCACAGCAGCAGGAATATCATAATCTTCTTTACGGCAATACAGGGGCAACAAATTGGGAGGAAAAGTATTCTAATGTGCTACCGGTAATGGGCAATATGagcacagcagcagcaatagcaaTGAATAATCTTAATGCAAACAACAACCAGTTCAATTTGCAGAATTTGTTAACGGCGACAGCCACTGCTATGTCAGCTGAAACGCAAAATCCGCATTGGAATTTTCCACCAAATCATGAGGTGCTTAAAGAAATACCACTATTTTTtaatgtgaaataaattttacctATTTCCAATCCTAGCAGAATGCACAACTACAGCATCAAATGCAAATTCAACAACAGCAGTCACCGCAATCACCATTCCAGCAACCATCGAATAACAATCACGATGCGACAATGGTAAACTTGTCAAGGAGCAACAACGCAAACATTGCGAACATTGTTGATACTGTCGGAGACGGTGATCAGGGACCAACGATAAGTAACTTATTGAATTTCGATAGT
Proteins encoded in this region:
- the LOC120769604 gene encoding transcription factor mef2A-like — encoded protein: MKFISLFFRKINQEITLLIIGPEELRRKRQRTDGDTMHFSPQQQSDHPGGRITNWNTPIIPAIKTEPREASPQPFNLYRGTSEMTPSPQPLSPPNNYNHPNTPSPYNMTAGGNTPLMSPSHQYQGSTAVGGVPPNTDTMPIPLEMHNEFNSYRGGQPQPVQLHSRQYVRHSELPQQQDSHQQPQHNQHQPQQQEYHNLLYGNTGATNWEEKYSNVLPVMGNMSTAAAIAMNNLNANNNQFNLQNLLTATATAMSAETQNPHWNFPPNHEQNAQLQHQMQIQQQQSPQSPFQQPSNNNHDATMVNLSRSNNANIANIVDTVGDGDQGPTISNLLNFDSGQLVHINSEEQQMLRLTSEELRLSNLSISS
- the LOC120769598 gene encoding embryonic polarity protein dorsal, yielding MYPSQSNANIGGGPRVSPNEEHLQHQSPQHQQQQNMNYNTDQTKQQHTDTTSPSQQQTNPNKKIAKKAYVKIVEQPASKALRFRYECEGRSAGSIPGVNSTPEMKTFPTIEIVGYKGRAVVVVSCVTKDAPYRPHPHNLVGKEGCKKGVCTLEINSDTMRAVFGNLGIQCVKKKDIESALKAREDIRVDPFKTGFSHRFQPTSIDLNSVRLCFQVFLKGDMGRFTVPLPPVVSEPIYDKKAMSDLVICRICECSASVLGNTKIILLCEKVAKEDIAVRFFEEKDGVTIWQAYGQFEHSDVHKQTAITFRTPKYHNTSITMPVEVLVQLQRPSDGAVSDPATFEYKPAKSGRYSLENLRRMLKQPDECVFQEILKTADDKKLSFEEAINLDTSTAESHEEMKGYLDNSITVEAAEADKRRKENEIDAIIDEKVRELEQQELNMEPVSNKKQLGAISEEAKVENVQPQLQVERVASSQLEEMKYTGAKEQKQLSVNDKINEWMKSNELQENEGSPPPDGAASIASIDEDKVLTALLDEAAELDEIYTRHVLQRDTYKAMLTEINDKNSEIDGQKKSMEVDDSFDDAATYSSLQRAFKNPVDIPLDDLMPPTPPSSQLAPEDAQYDRNGSFALSADAALATLEQIPIPPLHQQPSQQQRTKQTVSPPRPLPPKYLSPHMHVTAAEEEKLPPLPPKRIRKQDGITESNSIQENINVVSDYRSRSPAPIIIKKTPDQSPLSKRLPSKPLNGSNSNTLPKQKKSGFFSKIFSRRKSRPDLNQSGDVAQNSKGTTPNLSREPSISQFRMNDPNRGSVKSLQPISLPTSPTKSEFNKGTKPSRPVGRSVSSVSGKRPSRLTADVIHIPLKGDSINSLPQNEEYSHASTVTLSNTLDRKTVSALQLADIPLCEGNMELVAIADRQSLRNLCEGAFNVQLDPDVDLTEAEHFALYTSIPPQATTSEFDEASAYYAAVDAGEILTPDEIARRLAAANCIN